A segment of the Lusitaniella coriacea LEGE 07157 genome:
CGGTATCGACAAAGCGAGCGGTTTTAGATTGGCTGGAGATGACCAAGCTCTGAGTTCGCGCGCCACCGTGGAAGAAGCGAACGCCTTCCATTAGGGTTCCTGGGGTGATGCCGCAAGCCGCGAACAGAACCGTACTCCCGCAGGCTAATTCCTCTGCATTGTAGACGCGATCGGGATCGGTAATTCCCATGCTTTCGAGCCGCGCAATATTGCTCTCTTTGCTCTCGCCAATCAATCCCGTTTTAACGATTTCGGGATCGTAAATAAGCTGTCCTTGGAAGTGACCGTCCAAACAACGCATCGCTGCGGCTGAGATAACCCCCTCCGGCGCTGCACCGATACCCATCAGCGCGTGGATATTGGTTCCCGAAAAAGCACAGGAAATCGCCGCTGAGACATCGCCATCGCTAATCAAGCGAACCCGCGCCCCTGCGCCTCGAATTTCCTGGATCAAATCTTTGTGGCGGGAGCGATCCATCACAACCACAACCAACTCTTCAATCGAGCGTTCCAGGCAATCTGACAGAATTTTTAAATTTTCCGTTGCCGATTTATTAATATCCACATGACCCTTTGCCGAAGCAGGGGCTGCCAATTTCTTCATATAGAAATCCGGTGCGGCAAATAGACCGCCTTTTTCTGAAATCGCCAGAACCGCCATCGAACCCGGTTGTCCGTAAGCGACTAAGTTGGTGCCTTCGCAAGGATCGACCGCAATATCGATTTCGACTAATTCATCGGGGTTGCAAAAATCCTTTGCATCCGTGCGAGTACAAATACCCACCTCTTCGCCAATATAGAGCATGGGTGCATCGTCCCGCTCTCCTTCCCCAATAACAATACGACCGCGCATATAAATTTTATTCATCCGCTCTCGCATTGCTTCTACAGCAACTTCATCGGCGGTATCTTTTTCGCCTTTCCCCATCCATTTTGCCGAGGCGATCGCGGCTCGCTCTACAACTTCAATAATTTCTAAACCTAGAGTACTATCCACGCAATTTGTCCTCTCAACTGCTTAATATTTTTCCCGAAATGGGTTTGTTTTCTCCAATCTCCAAGTCTACCAGAAGCGGGTAGGCGCAAGAAATCCCGCAGGCGATTGCTTTATGTTAAGTTTTACCGCAACCCCGCACTTAAAAAGTGCCTCAAAGAAAAAGTTGTTCAATAGCGTCAGATAGACGAGGTGACAGGGTGACGGGGAGAGGTCAGACCCCGCGTCGGCGAAAGAAGTCGGGGGATGCTGAGGCTTCCACGGCGGTCACAAGCATTCGAGGAGACCTCGAATGTCGCCACCTCCTCAGCTTATCCAACCGACTTAGCAAGGGAACGCCGACCTAGCAAGGGAATGCTGACCTAGGGGTGAGGAACAATAGGTTGTGGGATAGTTTATTGATTGGAGTACTCTAACGAAGCAATTGGCACATCGTTCTACAGGATTGCCCTCCATTAACCGCTACAATACCGATCGATTATTGATTGATGGCATAAAAGCGATGATTGACGGGTTTTTGAAACGCTGGGATTCCTTGGGAAGATTTTTCGGACTTTTCTTGCTCTGTTTTGTCCTAATTTTGGGTTGTAACCCCACCCAAAAAACGCCCACGACTCCTACAGCTTCGACTCCAACAACCGAAGCGCAACCGAGCGACTTGGTGACCATTGGCATGACTAGCAATCCTCGCACCCTCGACCCCGCAGACGGTTACGAAATTATCGCCCTCAACCTGATCTATAACCTGGGTGAAACCCTCTACACCTACAAACCCGGAACCAGCGAACTACAACCGCAACTCGCCACAGAAATGCCCGCCACCAGCAGCGATGGCTTAACCTACACTATTCCCTTGCGTGAAGGGGTAAAATTCCAAGACGGCGCGCCCT
Coding sequences within it:
- the glpX gene encoding class II fructose-bisphosphatase, yielding MDSTLGLEIIEVVERAAIASAKWMGKGEKDTADEVAVEAMRERMNKIYMRGRIVIGEGERDDAPMLYIGEEVGICTRTDAKDFCNPDELVEIDIAVDPCEGTNLVAYGQPGSMAVLAISEKGGLFAAPDFYMKKLAAPASAKGHVDINKSATENLKILSDCLERSIEELVVVVMDRSRHKDLIQEIRGAGARVRLISDGDVSAAISCAFSGTNIHALMGIGAAPEGVISAAAMRCLDGHFQGQLIYDPEIVKTGLIGESKESNIARLESMGITDPDRVYNAEELACGSTVLFAACGITPGTLMEGVRFFHGGARTQSLVISSQSKTARFVDTVHLFDKPKYIQLR